TATTGTGcgagtaaaaaacataaaacaatgaGTGGCCATTGGTTAGAGTGTGAAGTGTCGCTTTCCATAGGTTACTTAATGATAATGAGATAAAGTTTATAATGCTCATTTTAGGCCTTAAATctgcattatttattttaggccCTCTTGCAAACTATGTTTAAATGAAATGACAAGCTCTTTTTTCTCCGCAAGCATTCACTTGagttcaaaatgaagaaaattagaatttcatttgtttgttttcatggatACACTGTTTTTGTTATGTGAGTCACTGTTTATGCCAAGATTTTAGAGATTTAGAGAGGTTGCAATTGAAATAGTTTTTACTTtgcatttttctctctctagctAGATGTTGACAATACATCATTACTTGCTATTTGATAGTCCTGATGATTTGTGGCAACATACAAGGAACTTGTATATCGAAAGCTCGATTTTCAGGTGTGTACTGTGTTGTATGTTTTATTTCCGCATCaagaaaaattgtaatttgtagAAGTTTACTCTTTTTcgatgattataaaaaaaaacgacAGAAAAATTTGCTTGAAAGTAACTTGCTGCTGTTAGGGAAGCAATTTTTGTTCTTAATTTAGCTCTGGTATGCATATGAGATGGAAcacattgaataaaattaatttctagaaTTTCCATCATACCAAGGGCCTGGTCAAATTGAGTAGATTACAGTTAATCAGTTTAAAATATGAAGAATGGATGATGACATTTTATTAACTTCCTTCCAAAGTCTTCTCTAGACCTCACTAACAATAACATTTATCCTTCGACATTTTGTAGTTTCTCTGGGAAACAACATTGTGGTCCAAGTAATATCTTCACATCTCTATCAAGTATTAGAACTACATTGGTTGGTGACTGGCCTCCTGAAAAGTTGGTGCATGTTGTTGAGAGGCTCCAATgatgttaattattatttttaataatgtttttattttatttaacttttaaaatacatttatcaTCATATTGGgcttataattctttttctaaTATTTGCATTAGGGttggcttttaagtttttgcttttttctttttcccatttgcacacttgattgacatttatttattaaacaacGTTCACATTTCATCAACAACTTttgtacactttttttttgttttttttataccttttttttatcacagcctttatttttttttcttctcgtaTTCTCTCTCTTCCATATGTagaagttattataaaattttgttgtgtATCTAACATTTTCTAGTAATGGAAGaagaaactatttttaatattttttaaaataaaattttcaatctaATAATCGAATCACATCATATCGTCTTTgataattaagtaatttttttcgtATAATTTAGACATTTATAAATAGCTAATCACTTGATAATTATCTGcttatattttaaacaatatattttgttaaaatcaaGTGAATaagtatcaaataatttttaaaaaaaattaaaatctactttctacaaattttgatttcaaatatttcattattaaaatcaagaatatccaaattttgatttcaaatatttcattattgaaatcaacaaaatcagctcaattaattgagtaaaatacatgatttattttaaacacttggtacttatcttttattcttacagataaataaattatttctggtaaaataatattaaaagtttcattttataagaatttaatatttgataCCAATTAATGTTGATTCgacacaataaaatataattattattttcatttcattatacATTCATATGAGCACGTGTTTTAAATGTTCAACTTATATAATTTGGATATAGAAATTttatcaatcaaattaaatttaaataatttgtgaatTACTGGACTaaccaattcattttttttatataaaaacaagtttttcatttaagttaaaaatctcttccataaatgaataaaaaaaaattgtcgacAGTACAAAAGAAGCCACCCTGTAGGTTcagaattttccttttctttctctaaaGTGATGAATAATATGCAAAACATACACCCATATGCTAAATATGTATATGCAAAATATCTGATTGATTATTGATATACATATTTAGCAGATGGGTGTATATTTTGCACATTATTCATCACTTTTTTACTTCAATGTTGGGTGACCGACAGAAAGAATTATCAACACCACTTACTAAACTAGGAGTTAATCATTTCATTTTGTTGCCTAAAACTTCATTACATGGGTTAATGACATCTGGTGGAACATGCAGTTACATAGCTCTACCCTATGTACATATACCCTATTGAGCTACTCAAAATTCGCCTCACTGTTCAGGTTTGACTCAAAGTTCTAATGATCTTGCTCTCATTTCTGTCACTACTCAAAAAATTGGAGAGGGGTGTACAAGAGCTTACTTGACGCATTTGTAACTTTTGACatgtcataaaaataatttgtaaccaCACAGAAGCTATATCCAAGCTGTCAAAAGTTGTATCTTCAATCATAGTACAAAACAGACTGGTAGTGTCTCACCAGTAAACTTGACTCCACTTGTGctcatatataaatatgtaatgCAAAgagttttatataatattaagagTTGACAGTCAGTTGGTATTGCCACAGAAAATGAGGGTGAAAAATTCATAGATGagttttaatatgaaaaattatattcaaaagTAATTCTTGAATTTTTCACCCTCAAATTTATAAGAATACCAAACTGACTCTTTAAGTATTATTCTTCATTTCTTCTCCCCCGTCCAACACTCCAAGTCATACATTGGTTGcagcaaaacaaaagacaagCTAATGATAAACCATGTGATCTGGTAAGCAGCCTACTCAATTTTTTCAAATGTAACAACTATGTATCAATATCTGTAACACTATATGATTACTTGATTAGTAAAACATCTTATCTATGTTTCACCTCTTGGGATGAGCATGATGCCACGGGTTTGAGATGAAAAGCAACAATAGACTGCATCATGGTGTTCTGGCAAGATTTGTCCCAGCTTCTCACACACATATACCATCAAGATGAGAGATATTGTAACTTGTGACATGCTGATTGTCGATTTTTTAGAACTATACAACCTCTAAGCTTGAAGAACCTGACAGTGAACTATGTGGGTTTTGAGTCGGTTTCTCCCAGCAAGGCTAGACCACAGATTTGTGACCAAGGTCTTGAACTGTCCTTTCCCAGCAATAGTTTCCCATAACTGTTCAGCAGATGATCCTTTCAAATCTTCAAGTTTTGAAACATCAACCAGAGAAATGCTCATGTTATTACGGATGATACATAGTTTCCCATTCAGGGGGACAAGAGCAGCAGCCTCCAAAGCCCGTGAGCTCCCCAAATGCAATTTACTGTCAATATGCTTGCTCCATGAATCAGCAACCTCATCATAAACCCGAATCTTGCAGCCATCCTTGCAGTCTAAGGCATAGAGCTTTCCATTTAGGGTAGTGCTAGGGTTCCTCCAGCCAGAAACCAGTCCATCATAAATAGGGTACCAGCTATCATTCTCTGGCTGGTAGACCTCACTCAGAACCTGCCGATGAGAACCAAGTCCCTTCAGGAACCACTTCCCATCATAGACAACTCCTATGAAAGGCACCATTGCAGTGCTCATATCTGAAATAAATGACCATCTATTCTTGTTGGGATCATACACTTCAGCTGATCTCAAGGACCGGTGCACACCCTCATTCTCCCCTCCAGCCACATACAGACAATTGTTTATGACACAAGAGCCAAAGAAGTGCCTCCTACGAAGCATATCTGGGGCACGGTGCCATTTATTTGTCCTAGCATTATAAAATATGACACGTCTCATGGATCCCTTTAGTGGGTCCTTCCCTCCAAACAGGTACAGGTGACAGCCATTGAGAACAGCACAGCCAAAACCAAGAGCTCCAGAATATTCCTTAGGAACAGGTGGCAGTGGCTGCCATAGTTGGTACACAGGATCAAAGGCATGCCATGATATTTTCCCGTCTCGGTCCCTCTTAATGACATATATCCACTCTTCTGCAATTCCAAGACTCTTGCGGAGAGagtaaaagaagttaccaaCCAAAAGACGATACCATCTTTTGCAGACAAGCCGAAGTTTACGGTGTTCAACTCGTGGGACTCGGATTAGGCAAGCAATAGCCAGATCATCAGGGAGTCCTGGAAGTAGAGGGGATTGACTACGGCTTCTGTCACCACGTGCTGGCTTGTTTCTAGTTGGGTGAATGGATGGTTTAATGTCAGGCCGAAGACAGAGCTTTGTTCCAGGGACATACCTCTTTGCTCCAGCAACAGTTTTTAGGCCTGTATCTACTCTGCATAAACACGCAGTCGTATCAACCTGCACAAACACATTTGAaacaaataatttgtttatctactcttttaattaaaatgaaagaacaTCCCTTTTATTTCTGTAATCTGTGAAGTTATGATCCATGGAATCAAACATGAGACATTGATGTCCCTCAGCATATAATGCCGATAATACTTGAGATGCAACAGGTAGAGCACCTTGTTTACcaataaattaaacattaattagTGAGAGCAATCTTTCAGTTTCAGACAAAgtcatatgaaaaaataatctaCAATAAGCTTCTTGACATTTTGAAGAATATTGAACTGCATGAGCTGGCACACACAATATGATAAGGCATTTGAAGGTCGTATGTAATGAGACCTACATCAAGTCCTGGGAAATGCATCATAGTACACAGACCTCAAGCCTCAGAAACAATTGGTCCATGTTAGAAGACAATTAATCCACTAGGTCTGTGTCCACCAACCCCCAGATTTCAGGAGGAACAACATGCTTAACTTTTTaggaaaaagcacaagtggtcACGGAGAATTTGGCAGTTAGATTATTCAAAATATTGTCCTTATCTAAACACCTGGATTACAAcatttaattgttagtatttctCATCTCTTATGCCCCCAAAGCCGGTAGCAACATTTCAGTGATTCAGAGAAAATGACTGACAAATTTCGTAGAGGTTAAAAAGCAACACGTATCATAGAAGGGTAGCAAAAGATATGTTCAGTGAGTAATGGCATGCAATAGAATAAAATCAGAGCTTCTTAAAACCACAAGAATCTTCCAAGCACCGATTCTTAAAGTCTTCCCTTCATCCATCCCCACAACACCCCAAAAAGAAGTCTTGAAGCTCCTTTTTAGACAAACATTTTCTGAAGCTCtttcaaaacaacaaaattagGGCAAGGCAAAAAAACCAACAATTAGAATAGTAACATGGACAATGAAAGACCAATCTCCGATGATCTAAAAACATCAAGAGCTACAATCATTTCCAAAGAGATGACCACACGAAAAATGGAACTCAAACCAACCTAGCATTGATTTACCACTTTACCTCGTAAACTAAACATGAAATGGCATATAAactagtaaaagaaaaaaaaaagggataagAAAAGTGTATAATAAGCTAATTACCAAAGGAGGCTGAATAACTCTGTCCATCTTTCTTTCAGGGCTTCAAAAATGGAGTCTATATCTTTCAAACGCCATACCCAACACGAAATTCAAGGGAATCAAGTCCCACAaccatctttttcttcttcctctttgaaaaaaaattgaaacttgagaaggaaatgaatcagaaagcgTGATGAAGGAGGAGACCCATGTGATGTGGAAAATGAGAAGCTCCAAATCGAAAAGAGGGGGAAAACCTAAACCTAAATGGTCGACAGCGAGAAATTGGGGGCAAAGGGGGAAGCACTGAAAGAGGTAAAGAGTTTTTCTTTGGTTCTTCTCAGTGGACTTTAGGGCCCATGGCCTCAACTCAACTCAACGGCACAACCTACCAAGCATAAGACTAAGACCATGTGTCTTCGTCTTCAACAACAGTACACGGATCCTCTGCACCAACTGCAGCTGCAGTTTCAAATATTTCAACCGTTAGATTACATCAATGATAAGAAGTCTGCCACGTGTCATTACAGGTCGCGGGAAGATAGACAACCCTGATTTCACTTACTTTTTTTGTtgatcataaaattaatatgaagttattcctataaaaaaattataattgatctTTATCTAAAACTGAAAGTATAATGAAGATGATATCTTTCTCTAAATACCATTTATTCTATACCAAAATACAAGTTGTCCCAACCTTCCAATTCATTTCACATTCTAAGTTCACATTACAGCAttcgattttattttatttttaatgtaaaaaggaaggaaaaaagtaGCATGACATGTGGCAAGATCAGGGAGACTGATATGATCCAATGGTTTATCTTTATTTAACCGGACATTGTGAAATGGAGAGGATCCGCGTCTGAAAAGACAGGAACATTTGGCAACTTGGGTTGGAAGATAGCTATtgtattgttttgttttgttttgtttggagACTAGGAGGAGGGTTTTGGTTTGGGAATTGGAAagtcaaaacttcaaaatacATACAACAATACAATACAAATACCACAACTACTCTGTGTCATATGGGAATTGGATTTGGTGCACTCAACTAATATAGCAGTTATAAATTTGGActgttaaataaaaatcaaattattcatatttttggaCTTATATTTTTAGTCTGACTTACAAGTTAAAATATTATCCATCAAATTTTTATCAAACGGTTATTATTGGCTGACGGAGTTGAGTTGAAGATTTGCAAAATGCAAACACAACAAACAAAGGGTGAGATTAAAAGTGACAGACAAAGATTCACAACAAAATAACATGGACCCACCTctgcagaaaaagaaaaacactccaccaactatatatttaataatgtaaTGTAAGATATGTTGCAGGGTGTATGTTtcattgtttttattgtttgacCCACTGCACTGCATCTGCTtctacatcatcatcatcacccaCACACATCATGCTAACTATTCCCACTCCACCAAAGGGTAATTTGGTAGTGGTGGGTGTCCTATCATCCTTTGCATATGATTAGAAATGGGCCATGCTAGAGGAGTTATTAACTTAGATAGAGCATATTTAGAAATTTGTTCTAAAATtacatttgaaataaaattaattttactaacgaattaattttatttgataaatttgtaTCAAAACATTATTATTTACTCGTGTTCCTCCTTTTTCCTGCTTCATGTATTCAAAATTACTCTGATTCTGATTGGATTATCATAACCAGCCTACTTACAGTCAGTCTTACACACGCTTTTTGCCGTTTGATTTCCTTTTTCTAGGTGTATAAGTAGTTCAATTGCACTTCACTCATTTAACTGTGCATTTTAGTTTCGGAAGCAATAATATATGTGTTTAATGTATCTATCTATACATGATGTAAAGCTTATTGTgatattgtcattttttttttttacaaaagcttattgtcattgaaattgaattatacTACATTGGTGTATTATAACATCAATTActaaataagttaattaaattatttcagaatgataaaaaaaaattaattacaatgtaAAAGAAAGCAAGATATAATCCTATTCTaccaattaaataaatgaaatgtcACATCAATGTATGTATAGAAGATTACTAGGTCGGTAACAAGTTTATATGAATGCTAGGCccattaactaaaaataaaataagtaatatattttttgaaggaTAAATAAGATACGTAAATTTAAAGGATGAAAAATCTAGTCTAATAAATATGCTTGAATCactattttattgatgtaaaatATCATCGGctttattgattattaatttatctgGTTATTTTGAGTAGAGTGTTGAATCACTATGTTATTATATCTTTTAATCATGAATcagattttataataaaaataatgaaatttttaagaTATGCTTACGAATAGAATTTaatcattcatatttttatgttaatgaGCTTGGTTTGTGATCAAGCACGTTGTTTTCACTCTCATGACAAATTTAGTAGAGGTCCTACCGCTATAAATAATGCCATTGTAGATGAAGTTACGTGCTGAATCTTGATTATATACCTAATAACTCTCTCATGAGAAGAAAAAGgtgtacttaaaaaataattccttcAAAGTTGAAGTATTTTCCCAACGTGCTCCAAAAATCTGATACTACTCCAACTATATATATGGCATGATGCAGTACAGTAGTATCTTATTTGCAAAGATACATGAGCCATACTTTATCACTGGGATTTCATTCCCCATTGACACCAAACACCTTTCCAGCTGTACACATGTTGGAGCTCTTTTAGGCTTTAGCTACTTAGGACTATACTTTTGGTTTGCATATTCaacaaatgaaagcaaaataaacGTAAAAACACAAGTCCTGGACCGAACtataaacaaaattacttttaacCAAAAGAACTGGAAATTAAACatgcacataatttttttaacgatCGGTTTAAAAATTGGACCGGTTTTTAACTTAATGGACACAATGAGTTAATGGATTACTTTTTGAATCAGTAAATCAGTGTTGAACTGCACAAATCGATTAAATATTCATGGAATTTTGATTATAAGTTGatccattaaataaattttagatatttAGTTTAACTTTTGAGTAtcttattaaattttacaaaataatcttGATCCAATGGATTTAACCAAATTGGTTTACTGGTTTGACCAATAAATGAGTCCAATCATATCAAGTTGATATCCGATGATCAAATGGATTCGATCAGACTTCCAATTCACGGTAGAAGAAGTCCTCCTTTTAAAacatgtctctcaacctctATGACCATTAAGCAGACAATGTCCTTTTTATATTCCCATTTGAAGCAATAATTCCAATTACATGACGTAACCAAAATGGCCCCACTAAACTTTCCACACAGTCTTCAAAAGTTTGAGACAGATCGGCTAATGGAATTTACATGGTATTTGATTAAACCCCACTTTCGGTAACAATTTCTTCAATCATCACGGTGTTGGGtgagtaattaattaaaatcacagTACTACTACTGGATATTGTTTggttaattgaaaattatgacCTTTTTTGCATTGAACGATGACGGGTCCAATCTAGAAAAAACATAACCACTATCCGAAACATTACATATACACTCTAATTGTCCGTTCCATTTGAACCTACTCGTGGTGTTAGAAAACCTAACAACACGGTCAACGCAAGGCCATGTGCATATCCTTCAAACCATATCGTTGTCAAGAAAGTTACTATCTATATTGTCCttctcaaaatatatatgtatggagATTTGTCACAAAACCAAGCAGGGTGCAAAATTGGTAAATGGACTTAATTAATAGTCACGATCATATTTAGCTACTGCTCTCATCTCATTTCCCAAAAAGCAAAGTTCTTTTTCGGTGCCTCCCTACCTATCATAAAcagttacaattttattttattttttaaaaatgactttGAGAATTCAGTGTAGTGTATACCAATAATGGTATGAAGAAATGTGTTGAGCACTAAGGATGAGAGCGATTAATGAAgccacttttcctttttcaagGAGATATTGATGTGGAGAGATGTCATTCTCAAACTCAGAGACAAGACATGGTTGAGGTCCTTGTGTTGTGGTAGGTGTACAGAACATGGTCATTTTCTGTGTAGCTCAAACTGAACCATTAAATTCCCATGGTTGAAGTCCTTGTGATGTGGAGAGATTCGGCTACGTTTTTCATTTATTGGCAAAGCGCATTTTGATCCGTAGAAGAAAGCCACTGCAGACGAGTCTCGTTCATATTTCTCGTGCATTAAGTACGATGCATAAAACATTTGTCATTGATTTACTTGACAAAATTTCCAGGATTTTCGCACGAACGAGCTCCAAAGAACTTTAATTCTTTTACCGTAcatttgatttagaaaatatgaaaataaaagaagtttttgaatcaaaataaaatataaaagatatagGTCTcataaaataagtataatttttcttcaatattatttctttcctctctctcaaacacacaataaaaatgtttgaaaatagaaaatcttccagaaaaaataagaatttttttaatcttaaattgtgaaatattaaaacattaaattctaatatatttGGAAACCAAcacatattttttaagagaaaaatgcCAAGGTAATATTCTCTAATTTggtatagtttaaaaaaaaatcagtgccttttttttgtgtgaaaataTCACAGCACTTTCATCTCTGTGCATTGCACTTGTAAAGCATGAATAAAAACTTCTGGCTAAAAGATAGCCATTAGCTGGGGGTCAATTTAAGCACCTGATGTCTAGCCatgtcttccattcaaacagttccACTAATTCACATCAAAGAGGGTGTTTCAGTCAAGACTTTTGTGTATTGCACAAAACCTGGCAGAATTCATATGCACATCATTAAGAAATTTTTAGCATACTCCTTTTTTCTCTAGGAAATCAGCAGAAGCAACATCTGTCCAGCTTTTTCATATTTTCGACCTTTTGCCCACCCCAGCTTGATCTGAATTCgggtataaaaaaagaatattgctGCTATAACGAATCCTTTTATGTGCTTTACATTTCAAACCTGTAGAAACCATAACAAGTGCCTTAAAACAAGTTTACAAATACAAATAAAGAAATGTTTCAAACCTCAGGAAAAGAACCTTACCCAAGAACATGGCTGAAGAAGTTCCAACCCACCCATGCAAGCACTATGtgcaaaaaaatttacttaactACAGAATTTCGTTGGTTTAATAAGCCTACAAGGTTTTTGAAGATGCTAGAAAGTAGTCTCGGATAGTTCTTTTTAGGGATGATGGAGGATTCAATACAGATGAGGGGCTCTTCAAAGCAGATTCTGGAGTTTTTTCAGAGGATGCATTTAGATCTAATCTTGAGGAAAGTTGGTTCGTATGGCCTTCAGATATGTTCATTTTAGGTGGTGTGATTGGAGTGGGTGACGTAATTGGGTGTAGAGCATCATCGGGTAAAAAAGCATCTTCATTTGTCTTAGAGTACCTTTTTCCATTATTTAAAAGCATTTTGCACTCTATACTAGGAATTGCCATTACTCTTCTTCGGATGGCAGATGCACATTGTATACTAGAGACATAACTGTTTTTATTCCATGTTCGAACCTGAAAATAGCAAATAGGGAGGAGTTACAACGCTGAAAGAAACGAGTTCAggcctttttcaaaaaaaaatgggTTAATAGACAATACTAAACTGAAAGCTATTGCAAATAATATGCAAGTATGCAACAATATCTATTGTAAAGTCAGGTACAATTTCAagtcaaatgaataaaaaaagttagtttCACTTACTGTGAAATCATCAGAACATGTTGCTAATTTCCCAATTTCAGAGCTACACCTgtcaaataaataatgttacaaACCAATATATTAAAGAGAACTAGAACCACGCTAGGTTTCCAATTTACCAGTCAACTGCTGTAACTTCACCATCATCATGGCTTTTCAAAATAGTAGGATCTTCCAGAGGTTTGTCAacctgaattttgaaaatttagtgAGATTATATCCCTACTGCAACTGAAGTATCAAACTTGCAACATctaattaaaagtaagaaatgTAACCTTCCAAACATAGGCATTTCCATCACTAGAACCACTGACTATGTTTGATGCATCAGGGCTAATTGCAGACTGAAATTGCACACGAGACAAAGAAGTCAGGAATTAGGACAGAAACTGAATGCAGAATATTTTGGAATACAGGTGGCAGGTGCAATACTCACCTTTACAAAAAATGATTCAATTCGGCACCCAGAAAAAGATTTTAAGGGCCCTTTGTCAAGTTGAAGAGTGTTATACAAATAAATTCTGCAAAGAGGAAGAAACAGTATATTTTAGGTTTAGCTGTACATTCTTAACtcagaagaatgaaaaatatacaCTATCAAAGGATGATACCGATTATCCATGCAAGAGGCTGAAAGAAAAAGTCCACTTTCATCTTGGGACAAGCTTGATATTCCATGTAATGTTTGCTGAAATGATAATGAAGAATACTGTCAAGAGACTCAAGAATATATCATTTCAAAGCTTtccaatataaataaataaataaataatcctaATGACATGAAAGGCGTAATACAGCTGAAATTTCCTACCATAACCATTTTAACTTTAAGGATGCTATAGTGATTATTCTGAGAGTTGAGATCATAAGCCCATTATATAACCTCTTACTAAACTTATGAATTGTAATCCAATTTATCCAACACCATTAATTGGTAACTTCCTGAGTGTATAGACAAATATACTATCACTTTAAAACACAGTTTCAACCAACCTTTTCAGCTGACTGAGGACTAGGAGATGTCTGAGTGACAGTACTTTTCAAATTTCTGGTATCCCAGAACTTCAACACACTGAAATAAACCAATTGCTTAgtaaaatcaattaattcaagtaaaaatatcagAAAATTAGATATTTACTTCAATAGGTAATTTTTCCAACTAACCTATCCACCGCCCCAGCAGTGGCTATAGAAACCTGGTCCTTGAGACAAAGAACAGATGTAATGCTCATTGGAGCAGCCTGACAAATACAAATTGTCAAAAAAAGTTTGGTTTTGCAAAATATGAAGGAACCTTAATCCAGCAGAGACTAACCTTTCCTCTCCTAGTTCGTCTTGCTTGAGATGAAATATGTGCTCCTTTGACACCACCCATTGAACTAGTGAagtaaacaaatgataaataaaaaaaaaattgtaaataaaaaataaacttacaaaCTAATCACTAACAGATCAGGAAAACAATCATTACAGgagttttacaaataaaaaacag
This genomic interval from Glycine max cultivar Williams 82 chromosome 5, Glycine_max_v4.0, whole genome shotgun sequence contains the following:
- the LOC100775857 gene encoding denticleless protein homolog, which encodes MPMETPSSHSLFAHIASRELFRVPKRHRMDGFVSGFNETGLLAVQHNAEDTIPLSLSFCKTSKFGHILAVSDEDGYITLFDTRRNFPVTANFEENSEKVKICHWVSHQNAVFDTCWIKEDTQILTASGDQTIKLWDVQEQKCLGVLTGHTGSVKSMCSHPTNSDIIVSGSRDGSFRIWDLRCKSTAKSRHGEVGICSMGGVKGAHISSQARRTRRGKAAPMSITSVLCLKDQVSIATAGAVDSVLKFWDTRNLKSTVTQTSPSPQSAEKQTLHGISSLSQDESGLFLSASCMDNRIYLYNTLQLDKGPLKSFSGCRIESFFVKSAISPDASNIVSGSSDGNAYVWKVDKPLEDPTILKSHDDGEVTAVDWCSSEIGKLATCSDDFTVRTWNKNSYVSSIQCASAIRRRVMAIPSIECKMLLNNGKRYSKTNEDAFLPDDALHPITSPTPITPPKMNISEGHTNQLSSRLDLNASSEKTPESALKSPSSVLNPPSSLKRTIRDYFLASSKTL
- the LOC100788124 gene encoding F-box/kelch-repeat protein At1g55270, with product MDRVIQPPLVDTTACLCRVDTGLKTVAGAKRYVPGTKLCLRPDIKPSIHPTRNKPARGDRSRSQSPLLPGLPDDLAIACLIRVPRVEHRKLRLVCKRWYRLLVGNFFYSLRKSLGIAEEWIYVIKRDRDGKISWHAFDPVYQLWQPLPPVPKEYSGALGFGCAVLNGCHLYLFGGKDPLKGSMRRVIFYNARTNKWHRAPDMLRRRHFFGSCVINNCLYVAGGENEGVHRSLRSAEVYDPNKNRWSFISDMSTAMVPFIGVVYDGKWFLKGLGSHRQVLSEVYQPENDSWYPIYDGLVSGWRNPSTTLNGKLYALDCKDGCKIRVYDEVADSWSKHIDSKLHLGSSRALEAAALVPLNGKLCIIRNNMSISLVDVSKLEDLKGSSAEQLWETIAGKGQFKTLVTNLWSSLAGRNRLKTHIVHCQVLQA